TCGGTGTGCTGGCGGCGCTGCTCGGCGCCAACTTGCAGGCGGCGCTGCAGCAGCCCTGGTTGCTGACCAGCTTCGCCGTGCTGTTCGTGCTGCTGGCGCTGCCAATGTTCGGTTTGTTCGAGCTGCAATTGCCGATGGCGCTGCGCGATCGTCTGCAGCGTTTCGGTGATCGCCAGCGCGGGGGCAGCCTCGCCGGGGCTGGCGCGCTGGGCGTGCTCTCCGGCCTGCTGGTCGGCCCCTGCATGACCGCGCCACTGGCCGCCGCGCTGCTGTTCATCGCACAGAGCGGCAGTGCGCTGCAGGGTGGCTTGGTGCTGTTCGCGCTGGGCCTGGGCATCGGCACGCCGTTGCTGTTGCTGGTGACGGTCGGCCAGCGCTTTCTGCCCAAGCCGGGCGCCTGGATGGATCGGGTCAAGGTGGTGTTCGGCTTTCTCTTCCTCGCGGCAGCGCTGTTCGTTGCGCGTCCGTTGCTGGCCGACTGGCTGTGGCTGGGCCTGTGGGGGGCGCTGTTGGTGGTGCTCGCCACCGCCTTGCTGCATGTGGCGCAGGCAGTGCAACGTCAGCGCGTGCTCTGTCACGCCAGCGGCTTTCTGCTGGGCCTGTGGGGCGCAGCGATGCTGCTCGGTGCCGCCGGCGGCGCGGACGATCCACGCCGGCCGCTGGCGATCTATGCCGGCGGCGTGGCGAGCGCCATCTCCGCCGACGCTCACGCGCTCGGTTTCAGCGACCCGGCTGTACTCGATCGTGAACTGGCAGCGGCAAAGGCGCAGGGCCAGTGGGTGCTGATCGATTACTACGCCGACTGGTGCGTCTCCTGTAAGGTCATGGAGAAGGAGGTCTTCGGCAATGCCGAGGTGCAGGCGAGCCTGGACGGCGTGCGCGTGCTGCGCCCCGACGTGACCCGCAGCGACGCCGCCAGCCGCGAATTGCTGGACCGTTACCAGGTGCTCGGCCCGCCGACGCTGCTGTGGATCGGCCCGGATGGCGTCGAGCGCCGCGAACGCCGTATCACCGGCGAGGTCGGTGCCGGGGACTTTCTGCAGAACTGGAACCAGACCCGGGAGCGAGGTTAATGCTGACTGTGAATATCGGGCCGCTGGCCCTGGCGGTGCCCCATGTATTGCTGCTGGGCAGCCTGCTGCTGGCGACCCTGACCGGCTGGTGGGTCGGCCGTCGCAGCGAGCGCAACCCGGAGCGGCAGCTGTTTCGCCTGCTGCTGGTGGCGCTGCTCGTGGCTCGCCTGGCCTTTGTCGCGCTGTACTGGGCGTACTACCGAGACGACTGGCTGAGCGTCATTGATATCCGCGACGGTGGCTTCATCGCCTGGCCGGGGCTGGTCGCCGCGCTGGCATTGGGCATCTGGTGGGGCTGGCGCGACCGCGAACTGCGCAAGCCGCTGGGTATCGCGCTGACGGTGGGAATCCTCAGCTGGGGCTTCAGTAATCTGGCCTGGCACTCCTTCGAGCAGGGCACGCGGCTGCCGGAAATGGCCCTGCGCGACAACCAGGGGCGTCCGGTGGCGCTGGAGGATTATTCCGGTCAGCCACTGGTGATCAATCTCTGGGCGACCTGGTGTCCGCCGTGTCGGCGCGAGATGCCGGTGCTGGCTGACGCCCAAGCCCGGGAAAGCGACACCCTGTTTCTGTTCGTCAATCAGGGCGAGGGGGAAGGGGAGATCAATCGCTTTCTGGAAGCTGCGGGGCTGAGTCTGGATAACGTCCTGCTCGACAGTGGCGGGCGTCTCGGGCAGCACGTGGGCTCCACGGCGCTGCCGACCACGCTGTTCTACAACGCCTATGGCCGCCAGGTCAGCAGCCATCTCGGCGAACTCTCGCACGCCAGCCTGGCGCGCGCGCTGGAAAAACTGAAAGAGGAAGCAGCGCAGTGATTCGATTCAAGCCGTTACCCTACCTGCTGGCCGGCGTCAGCCTGCTGGCCCTGCCCATGGCGCAGGCCGAGGAATTGCCGGAGGCGATCAAGGCCGTCGAGGCGCGTGGCGCCGAGGTCGTCGGCAGCTTCGCGGCACCCGGCGGGCTCAAGGGCTATGCAGCGCGTTACAACGGACAGGGCATGGCGCTGTATCTCACCCCGGATGGCGAGCACGTGCTGATCGGTAGCCTGCTCGATGCAAAAGGCGACGACCTGACCCGCGCGCACCTGGAGAAGCTGGTCTACGAACCGCTGGGCAAGGAGATGTGGACGCGCATGGAGAACAGCACCTGGATCGCCGACGGCAAGGCCGACGCACCGCGCATCATCTACATGTTCAGCGACCCTAACTGTCCGTACTGCAACATGTTCTGGAAGCAGGCCCGGCCCTGGGTCGAGTCCGGCAAGGTGCAGTTGCGGCACATCATGGTCGGCATGCTGCGCGCCGACAGTGCCGGCAAGTCCGCCGCGTTGCTCAGCGCCAAGGATCCGCAGGCAGCGCTCAATGAGCACGAGGCGGCCGGCAAGGCGAGCAAGCTGAAGCCGTTGCAGAAGATCCCGGCAGCTCTGGAGAAACAGCTCACCGACAACCTGATGCTGATGAGCGAACTGGGCGCCCAGGCGACTCCGGCGATCTTCTATCTCGACGACAACGACCGCCTGCAGCAGCACCAGGGTGCACCGCAGCCGGATGCGCTGGCGCAGATCATGGGGCCACGCTGAAGGATTGCTGCGGGTGGTCGCTGAGCTGTTTCGCGGCACATCCGCTTCAGCACGGGGCGGCGTTTCACTGCGAAGCGACTATCCGCTGTAGACATCATTGGGTGGGGCGCCATCAGAACAGATGGCGCGGCAGCCAGACGATCATCACCGCGCAGAAGACGCTGAGACCAATGCAGAACCACAGGAAGCGCCGCTGCCGGCGCTCCGGGGCGCTGTCGGCGTGTTCCGGCAGCGGCATGCCGCAGTTGCCGCATTCGGCTTGCTTCGGCGGGTTGTCCTGCTGGCAGTACAGGCATCTGGGCATGGCGGCGCTCCTCTCGGTCGGTAAAGCCTGACACGGCGGAAAATCCGCGGGCTTTGACGACGATCAACTCACTCGAACTGCTCGAGCCGCTGGCGATCGAGGATAGCGATCTGCCGGCCTTCCTGGGTGATGATGCTCTCGTCGATCAGTCGCCGAATGATCCGCGAAAACGTCTCCGGCTGGATCGACAGGTGCCCGGCCACCAGCTGCTTGGCCATCGGTAGCTCGAAGCTGTTGCTGCCGTCCTTCACTCGCGCCAGTTGCGTCAGCAGATAGCGCACCACGCGGTGGGTGGCGTTCTTCAGCGACAGCGTTTCGATCTCGTTGATGCGCTGGTGCAGGCGCACGCAGAGCTTGCCGAGCAGGGCGAAGGTGAGGCGCTGGTTGGCTTCCAGCAGGCGCATGTAGGCCGCGTTGGAGAACCGGTAGACCTGCGACGGGCAGACCGCCTGGGCCGAGGCCACGTAGTTGGGCGTGTCCATTAGCATCATGGCTTCGGCAAAGGTCTGGCGGTTGCCGATGACCTCGAAGACCTTCTCCTGGCCGTCGGGCGTCAGGCGGTAGACCTTAACCGCACCGGAGATGACGAAGTAGAAGTTGTGTGCCGGCTCGCCCTGGTGGAACAGGTTGTCACCCTTGTCGAGGTTGAGCAGTTGGCTGGCATTGAGCAGTTCTTCCATCTGCTCTTCATTCAGCGGTTCGAACAGGTGGTGGCTGCGGAGAATCTGGTGGTGTACGCGGTGAAGCACCATGCAAGGCGTCCTGTTTCAATTGAACAACAACAAACGTCGGCCTTCAGCCTAGCGCATGTGATGGGCGATGACGCAGGTTAGAAGTTGATGACGGTCATGATCTGGCCATACGCGGCTCGGTACCGCGTCGGCGATCAGTGCAGATGAGCGACGAATCCGTCACGCCATACCGGCTCGGCAAACAGCTGCGGATAACGTTCCAGTGCCTCGAAAATGCGCTGCAGGCCCTGTTCACGCTGCTCGGCATCGGACAGCGCCTCGGCGCCCTTAAGCAGGTCGATCAACAGGCCATGCAGCGCATTGTCAGCGGCTTCCGGCAACTTGCAGTTGGCGATGAGATAGCTGGTCGCCGCTTCGATGTCGCGTTGCAGCGCGGCCGCCGACTCGTCACTGACCGGCTGGCCGGGGGCACTTGGCATGCTGCGTTGCACGGCTTCGTGGATACGGGTCATGCCTTCGCGCAGAGCGGCGTCGGTGGCCCAGCGCTCGCCTGGCGTAGCTTGGGCGGCGACGGGCGTTGGGTGGCTGTGATCGTGTGCAGTGGCCGCCTGCGCTGTGCTGACGGCCATGCTCAGGGCGAAGCTGCTGGCCAGAGCGACGACCGAGGCCATTGCCACGCCCCAGGCGATAGGTTGCAGATACTGTTTCATGACTGAGCCACCTCGATACGTTGTACGCCTTCGTCGCTCGCTGTCGGCGCGGTCATTTCCGCGTTACGGAACAGCACGTTGTTCTCCAGGTGGATGTGCTGCATCAGATCGCTGCGCATTTCCTCCAGGCCGCGATACAGCGCGCGCCAGGTGTTGCAGGCATTGGCCGGCGGAGTGATGTCATCGGTCAGCGCTGCCAATTGCTCCAGAGCGTTGCCGTGCTCCTGATGCTCGTAGCGCATTACCGAGATCGGCCCCTGCGCCTGCGGGAAGCGCATGCCGCGCTGCAGCATCGGGAAGAGAATCTGTTCCTCCTTCAGCATGTGGCTTTCCAGCTCCTGCTGCATATGCCACAGGTGTTCGGCGAGACCGTTGGGGCATTCGGGGCGGCTGCCATGGACCTGCTCGACCCGGCTGGCCAGGCGAATCAGCTCCGGGAACTGGTCGCGATGCCGCTCATGGAAACGCGCCAGGATGTATTCGATCAGCTGGCCAGCGGGCTCGGCGCGCCAGTCCTTCTCGGATTCTTCCGGCTCGAGGGCGAGCAGGGCGCCGGCGATGATGTGCGGATCGACATCGATTCGCGCCGCGGCCTCGCTCAGCGGCAGGTCGCCACCGCAGCAGAAGTCCAGGCGGAACTGGCGGAATACCCGGGTGGCACCCGGCACCGAACATGCGAGATTGCCGAGGGTCTGGTCGATTAGGTCGGTGGTCATGGCAGTGGTCCTGATGGATATGACCAGTCCATCGCAACAGCCGTGCCAGGCACCGACACCGCGGAAACTGGCGACTGCGACACGCTGCTGGTGGAAATTACCCGAAGCGGTTATGGTTCGAAAAACCATGAGGGTATTCAGCACCATGATGGCTGACGCACTGCTTGCCGACCTGACCACCGAACTGCCCAACGCGGTGCGCCTGCAACGTCTGGTGCACACCCTGCACCAGCACTTTCGCTGCGGTGCCGTCGTGCTGTTGCGTCTTGACGAGGACAGCCTGCGCCCGCTGGCGGCGGTAGGGCTGGTGCAGGAGGCGCTGGGCCGGCGCTTCGTCGTGGCGCAGCATCCGCGTCTGGCGGCGATCCTCTCCCAACGCGAGCCGACCTGGTTCGAGCCCGACAGCCGCCTGCCGGACCCCTATGACGGTTTGCTCGACGAGCACATCGGCGAGCCGTTGCCGGTGCATGACTGCATGGGCGTCAGCCTCTACGTCGAAGGCAAGCTGTGGGGTGCGCTGACGCTGGATGCGCTGCATGCCGGCACCTTTGGCGATGACGCCCGCTGCGACCTGCAGCGCTACACCCTGGTGATCGAGGCCGCGGTGCGGGTTACCCGGCTGGAGCATGAGAATCGCGGTCTGCGCCTGGCGCGTAGCGACGTGATGGAGGCCGCACTCGATCATGGCGATGGCGAAATTCTCGGTCAGAGCGATGTGATCCGCGAACTGCTGCGTGAACTGCAGGTGGTGGCCGATTCCGAATTGCCAGTGCTGCTGCTGGGCGAGACCGGTGTCGGCAAGGAGCTGTTCGCGCGCTGGCTGCATCGGCATTCGCGGCGGCGCAACAAGCCGCTGGTGCACGTCAACTGCGCGGCACTGCCGGAATCCCTAGCCGAGAGCGAACTGTTCGGCCACGTCAAAGGCGCGTTCTCCGGTGCCACCACTGATCGGCCCGGTCGTTTCGACGCCGCCAATGGCGGCACGCTGCTGCTCGACGAGGTTGGCGAGCTGCCGCTGACGGTGCAGGCCAAGCTGCTGCGCACCTTGCAGAACGGCGAGATCCAGCGCCTCGGTGCGGACAAGCCGCGCCAGGTCGATGTGCGCATCATCGCCGCGACCAACCGCAACCTGCGCGAGAGCGTGCGTGACGGACATTTTCGCGCCGATCTCTATCACCGGCTGTCGGTCTATCCGGCGCCGATTCCACCCTTGCGCGAGCGTGGCAACGACGTGCTGATCCTCGCCGGGCACTTCCTCGAACTCAATCGCGCACGGCTGGGGCTGCGCAGCATGCGCCTGTCGCCGGCCGCCGAGCGCGCTCTGCTGGCCTATTCCTGGCCGGGCAACGTGCGCGAGCTGGAGCATGTGGTCAGCCGCGCGGCGCTGCGCCTGCTCAGCCGTGGCGCGTCGCGCAGCGAGATCCTGACGCTGGAGCCCGATCTGCTGGACCTGGACAGCCATGCCGTCGGTGTGGTCGCGGCGCAGGTGGCCGATGAGCCGGTAGTCGCCGACGAGGTGCTGCCGCTACGCCACACCGTCGATGCTGCCCAGCGCCAGGCCATCGTCCGGGCGCTGGAGGCCAGCGGCGAGAACTGGGCGCAGGCCGCCCGCCTGCTGGATGTCGACCCGAGCAACCTGCACAAACTGGCGCGACGGCTGAAGCTCAAGTAGCGCCCGTCGGCCGGCGAGAGTCGCAGACGACCTACCATGGTCTAACCTCATATCACAACCGAGGAGAGCTCCATGGCACTGGACCAGAACGAATTCGAAGCACTTTTGAGCGAGGCGCAGGCCTTCGCCGAACGCGCCGCCAGCGAAAACAATCCGCTGCACTATCGCGACGCCTTCGCTGCGAGCCTGAAGGCCATACGCCTGCTTGGTGAGGAGTCCGGCGCGTGGCGGCAGATGGTCGCCCGTGCCACCGAGGAATTCGAGGGCGACGAGGGCATTTGAGGCAATTGCGCGCCAGCCACGGCACAGCTGGCGCGCACCTTCCGCTGCATTTCGTCGCAGTCGCGACGTCCGAGCAAACTTGACCCCTATCAATGCTGGCCAATGGTCAGCTGCCTAGACTGCCGGCTGTTTTCCGTTCAGCCGAACGACCGCCACGCCATCGGTGCGTGGCGCGCATGTACCCGAATGTCTAGGAGTTATCATGCACCTGGTCTGCCCGGCAGGAAGCCTGCCCGCGCTCAAGGCCGCCGTCCAGCAGGGCGCCGATGCCATTTATGTCGGATTTCGCGACGACACCAACGCCCGCCATTTCGCCGGCCTCAATCTCGATGAAAAGCAGCTCGACAAGGGTCTGCAGCTGATCCGCGAGAAGGGCCGGCAGCTGTATATCGCCGTCAACACCTATGCCCAGCCGGACGGCTGGAATCGCTGGCAGCGCGCCGTGGATCAGGCCGCCGACATGGGCGTGGATGCGCTGATCGCGGCCGACCCCGGCGTGCTCGGCTATGCCAGCAAGCGCCATCCCAAACTCAATCTGCATCTGTCGGTGCAGGGGTCGGCTACCAATGCCGCCGCGCTGGGCTTCTATCAGCAGCGCTACGGCATCAGCCGCGCGGTGCTGCCGCGGGTGCTTTCGCTCAAGCAGGTCAAGCAGGTCGCGGCGAGCAGTCCGGTGCCGATCGAAGTGTTCGCCTTTGGCAGCCTGTGCATCATGGCCGAGGGTCGTTGCCATCTGTCTTCGTACCTTACCGGCGAATCACCCAATCTCTGTGGCGTCTGCTCGCCGGCCAAGGCGGTGCGCTGGAGCGAGGAGCCGGAAGGGCTGACCTCGCGCCTCAACAATGTGCTGATCGACCGCTACGCCGAAGGCGAATCGGCTGGTTACCCGACGCTGTGCAAAGGTCGCTTCATGGTCAATGGCCAGCGCTTCCACGCGCTGGAAGAACCCACCAGCCTGAACACCCTGGATCTGATCCCCGAGCTGTCCGCCATCGGCGTCACCGCGATGAAGATCGAGGGCCGCCAGCGCAGCCCGGCTTATGTCGAGCAGGTCACTCGGGTCTGGCGCGCGGCGCTGGACAGCTATCTCAAGGCGCCGCAGCGCTACGCGGTCGAACCCGGCTGGCGGCAGGTGCTGGACGGTCTCTCCGAAGGCTCGCAAACCACCCTGGGTGCCTATCACCGGGCCTGGCAATGAACGAGGAGTCACCCATGAAACTTTCTCTGGGCCCGGTGCTGTTCTACTGGGATCGACAGCAGACGCTGGACTTCTACGCCAACATGGCCAGCCAGCCGCTGGACGTGATCTACCTCGGTGAGACGGTTTGCTCCAAGCGCCGCGCGCTGATGCTCGACGACTGGCTTGGTCTGGCCCGCGATCTGGCTGAAGCCTCCTCGGCGCAACTGGTCTTGTCCGGCCTGACCCTGGTCGAAGCCGCTTCCGAGCTATCAAGCCTGCGTCGCCTGTGCGACAACGGCGAGCTGCTGGTGGAAGCCA
This DNA window, taken from Pseudomonas sp. FeN3W, encodes the following:
- the dsbD gene encoding protein-disulfide reductase DsbD yields the protein MRTLVLLLFLLAPGLALPAGGLFGGGSQGDFLPVDEAFVLTVSPQENGATRLHWRIAPGYYLYQQRLQFDGLPPERQPPLPEGEPYSDEFFGDSQIYRDSLELLIPPGAENSVRLGWQGCADAGLCYPPQTREVSLSGNGTASAASGLAEDQALVSGLESQALAWSLLVFFGLGLLLAFTPCSLPMLPILAGIVVGSGATSRRGFALAATYVISMALVYAGLGVLAALLGANLQAALQQPWLLTSFAVLFVLLALPMFGLFELQLPMALRDRLQRFGDRQRGGSLAGAGALGVLSGLLVGPCMTAPLAAALLFIAQSGSALQGGLVLFALGLGIGTPLLLLVTVGQRFLPKPGAWMDRVKVVFGFLFLAAALFVARPLLADWLWLGLWGALLVVLATALLHVAQAVQRQRVLCHASGFLLGLWGAAMLLGAAGGADDPRRPLAIYAGGVASAISADAHALGFSDPAVLDRELAAAKAQGQWVLIDYYADWCVSCKVMEKEVFGNAEVQASLDGVRVLRPDVTRSDAASRELLDRYQVLGPPTLLWIGPDGVERRERRITGEVGAGDFLQNWNQTRERG
- a CDS encoding TlpA disulfide reductase family protein codes for the protein MLTVNIGPLALAVPHVLLLGSLLLATLTGWWVGRRSERNPERQLFRLLLVALLVARLAFVALYWAYYRDDWLSVIDIRDGGFIAWPGLVAALALGIWWGWRDRELRKPLGIALTVGILSWGFSNLAWHSFEQGTRLPEMALRDNQGRPVALEDYSGQPLVINLWATWCPPCRREMPVLADAQARESDTLFLFVNQGEGEGEINRFLEAAGLSLDNVLLDSGGRLGQHVGSTALPTTLFYNAYGRQVSSHLGELSHASLARALEKLKEEAAQ
- the dsbG gene encoding thiol:disulfide interchange protein DsbG; this translates as MIRFKPLPYLLAGVSLLALPMAQAEELPEAIKAVEARGAEVVGSFAAPGGLKGYAARYNGQGMALYLTPDGEHVLIGSLLDAKGDDLTRAHLEKLVYEPLGKEMWTRMENSTWIADGKADAPRIIYMFSDPNCPYCNMFWKQARPWVESGKVQLRHIMVGMLRADSAGKSAALLSAKDPQAALNEHEAAGKASKLKPLQKIPAALEKQLTDNLMLMSELGAQATPAIFYLDDNDRLQQHQGAPQPDALAQIMGPR
- a CDS encoding DnrP protein; the protein is MPRCLYCQQDNPPKQAECGNCGMPLPEHADSAPERRQRRFLWFCIGLSVFCAVMIVWLPRHLF
- a CDS encoding Crp/Fnr family transcriptional regulator, with the translated sequence MVLHRVHHQILRSHHLFEPLNEEQMEELLNASQLLNLDKGDNLFHQGEPAHNFYFVISGAVKVYRLTPDGQEKVFEVIGNRQTFAEAMMLMDTPNYVASAQAVCPSQVYRFSNAAYMRLLEANQRLTFALLGKLCVRLHQRINEIETLSLKNATHRVVRYLLTQLARVKDGSNSFELPMAKQLVAGHLSIQPETFSRIIRRLIDESIITQEGRQIAILDRQRLEQFE
- a CDS encoding DnrO protein is translated as MKQYLQPIAWGVAMASVVALASSFALSMAVSTAQAATAHDHSHPTPVAAQATPGERWATDAALREGMTRIHEAVQRSMPSAPGQPVSDESAAALQRDIEAATSYLIANCKLPEAADNALHGLLIDLLKGAEALSDAEQREQGLQRIFEALERYPQLFAEPVWRDGFVAHLH
- the ytfE gene encoding iron-sulfur cluster repair protein YtfE, with the protein product MTTDLIDQTLGNLACSVPGATRVFRQFRLDFCCGGDLPLSEAAARIDVDPHIIAGALLALEPEESEKDWRAEPAGQLIEYILARFHERHRDQFPELIRLASRVEQVHGSRPECPNGLAEHLWHMQQELESHMLKEEQILFPMLQRGMRFPQAQGPISVMRYEHQEHGNALEQLAALTDDITPPANACNTWRALYRGLEEMRSDLMQHIHLENNVLFRNAEMTAPTASDEGVQRIEVAQS
- the norR gene encoding nitric oxide reductase transcriptional regulator NorR is translated as MMADALLADLTTELPNAVRLQRLVHTLHQHFRCGAVVLLRLDEDSLRPLAAVGLVQEALGRRFVVAQHPRLAAILSQREPTWFEPDSRLPDPYDGLLDEHIGEPLPVHDCMGVSLYVEGKLWGALTLDALHAGTFGDDARCDLQRYTLVIEAAVRVTRLEHENRGLRLARSDVMEAALDHGDGEILGQSDVIRELLRELQVVADSELPVLLLGETGVGKELFARWLHRHSRRRNKPLVHVNCAALPESLAESELFGHVKGAFSGATTDRPGRFDAANGGTLLLDEVGELPLTVQAKLLRTLQNGEIQRLGADKPRQVDVRIIAATNRNLRESVRDGHFRADLYHRLSVYPAPIPPLRERGNDVLILAGHFLELNRARLGLRSMRLSPAAERALLAYSWPGNVRELEHVVSRAALRLLSRGASRSEILTLEPDLLDLDSHAVGVVAAQVADEPVVADEVLPLRHTVDAAQRQAIVRALEASGENWAQAARLLDVDPSNLHKLARRLKLK
- a CDS encoding peptidase U32 family protein yields the protein MHLVCPAGSLPALKAAVQQGADAIYVGFRDDTNARHFAGLNLDEKQLDKGLQLIREKGRQLYIAVNTYAQPDGWNRWQRAVDQAADMGVDALIAADPGVLGYASKRHPKLNLHLSVQGSATNAAALGFYQQRYGISRAVLPRVLSLKQVKQVAASSPVPIEVFAFGSLCIMAEGRCHLSSYLTGESPNLCGVCSPAKAVRWSEEPEGLTSRLNNVLIDRYAEGESAGYPTLCKGRFMVNGQRFHALEEPTSLNTLDLIPELSAIGVTAMKIEGRQRSPAYVEQVTRVWRAALDSYLKAPQRYAVEPGWRQVLDGLSEGSQTTLGAYHRAWQ